The following DNA comes from Pyxidicoccus trucidator.
CTGATGACGACGGACGTCCTCACCCTCGCCGGCAAGCTGGAGCTGGCGCGGCTGCTGGCGGGGCTGCCCCGCCTCGACGCGGGAGCCCTGGCGCGCACGTCGACGCGCGAGTGGCTGGACACGCGGCTGTCGCGCGAGGACACCCGGGCGTTCGTCGGCGCGCTGACGCGGGTGTCGTCCTACTGCGCGGACCATGATGCGATGAGCGCGGAGGTGGCGGTGTCACAGCTCCAGTATGCGCTCGCGGCGAACGTGCTCTATGTGGACGGCGGCTGGAGCACGCTGGTGGACGCGCTGGAGGCCCGGGCGCGCGAGGCGGGTGCGAAGCTGGAGACCTCCATGCGAGTGGAGTCCGTGGTCTTCCATGAGCCCGCTCCCGGAGCCCGGGTGCGTGGCCTCCGCCTCGCGGACGGCACGGTGCACGAGGCGGACGTGGTGGTGCTGGCGGGGGGGCCGGACGACGTGGCGGCGCTGGTGCCCGGGGACGCGGTGCTTGCAAAAGAGGCGTCGGAGGCGGTGCCCGTCATGGCCGCGTCCCTGGAGCTGGGCATGTCGCGCCTGCCGAGGCCGGAGGCACTGTTCGCGCTCGGGGTGGACGGTCCGTGGTACGCGTCGGTGCACTCGGCGTCCGCGCGGCTGGCGCCGGAGGGAGGCGCGATGGTGCACGTGATGAAGTACCTGGGCGGCACGGACACCGGGGCCAGCGAGGCCGAGCTGGAGGCGGT
Coding sequences within:
- a CDS encoding phytoene desaturase family protein translates to MQATRVAVVGGGLGGLTAAALLARGGCEVTLYERAKHFGGRAQTADVEGFRFNLGPHALYRGGAAMRVLGGLGVKPKGGIPGGTGTYALRAGRLHTLPRGPVSLMTTDVLTLAGKLELARLLAGLPRLDAGALARTSTREWLDTRLSREDTRAFVGALTRVSSYCADHDAMSAEVAVSQLQYALAANVLYVDGGWSTLVDALEARAREAGAKLETSMRVESVVFHEPAPGARVRGLRLADGTVHEADVVVLAGGPDDVAALVPGDAVLAKEASEAVPVMAASLELGMSRLPRPEALFALGVDGPWYASVHSASARLAPEGGAMVHVMKYLGGTDTGASEAELEAVMDVLQPGWRAHVVAKRFRPTLRVNHLLPSAKSGGLSGRPTARVPHVEGLYRVGDWVGPEGMLADASFASAESVARALLVSEQVEPRRAVGA